A genomic region of Bernardetia sp. ABR2-2B contains the following coding sequences:
- a CDS encoding PorP/SprF family type IX secretion system membrane protein → MNKLKSISCVFCFSIISLFYVFPSSVSAQDSRFTQIWSAPMTVNPAWTGTVPHWRASVLYRQQWYGVNGGIQSFFGAFDYNFGTGRGALGGWIKQDRVSSLNANNLEVAAIYSYRVQFENDWQLSMAAQASYGQRTQGMDGLRFEDAMLSGNATAEEFSNFTLRYPDFGTGFVVYNPKMWIGVAAYHLLQPDISISNISDQIPVRFTAQAGYRIALNDEHTLVPSAIFQYQSPFLQVDTGVNWEWNVLYAGAWYRGLPTRSGTQLLPSSALALVSGVKVENWQFGVSYDFALASLVGVGGSYEISLVYMPKYDLRRSARGREEVKCPINFR, encoded by the coding sequence ATGAATAAGTTAAAATCTATAAGTTGTGTTTTTTGTTTTAGTATAATCTCTCTTTTTTATGTTTTTCCTAGTTCTGTTTCGGCACAAGACAGCCGTTTTACACAGATTTGGAGCGCACCTATGACAGTCAATCCAGCTTGGACAGGTACAGTTCCACATTGGAGAGCATCCGTTTTGTATCGCCAACAATGGTATGGTGTAAATGGAGGTATTCAGTCTTTTTTTGGAGCATTTGATTACAATTTTGGAACAGGAAGAGGAGCTTTAGGAGGCTGGATAAAGCAAGACAGAGTGAGTTCTCTGAATGCAAATAATTTGGAAGTAGCTGCCATTTATTCGTATAGAGTTCAGTTTGAAAATGACTGGCAACTTTCGATGGCAGCACAAGCAAGTTATGGACAGCGAACGCAAGGAATGGACGGTTTGCGCTTCGAAGATGCAATGCTTAGTGGAAATGCAACAGCCGAAGAGTTTTCTAATTTCACGCTTCGTTATCCTGACTTTGGGACTGGTTTTGTTGTCTATAATCCTAAAATGTGGATTGGTGTGGCAGCCTACCATCTCTTACAACCTGACATTTCTATTTCTAATATAAGTGACCAAATCCCTGTTCGTTTTACGGCACAGGCAGGTTATAGAATTGCTTTGAATGACGAACATACGCTTGTTCCTTCTGCAATTTTTCAATATCAAAGTCCGTTTTTGCAAGTGGATACAGGTGTGAATTGGGAGTGGAATGTTCTATATGCAGGAGCTTGGTACCGTGGTTTGCCTACTCGTAGTGGAACACAGCTTTTGCCTTCCTCTGCCCTTGCTTTAGTGAGTGGCGTAAAAGTAGAAAACTGGCAATTTGGAGTAAGTTATGATTTTGCTTTAGCTTCGCTTGTTGGAGTGGGAGGAAGTTATGAGATTAGCTTAGTTTATATGCCAAAATATGACTTGAGACGTTCGGCAAGAGGAAGAGAAGAAGTAAAATGTCCGATTAATTTTAGGTAA